One genomic window of Solanum dulcamara chromosome 12, daSolDulc1.2, whole genome shotgun sequence includes the following:
- the LOC129877724 gene encoding nucleobase-ascorbate transporter 7-like: MAPPLKADELVPHPVKDQLPGVDYCVNSNPSWPEAIILGFQHYLVMLGSTVIIPTIIVPQMGGGNEEKAQVIHTLLFVAGLNTLLQSLFGTRLPVVIGGSFTFIIPATFVALSSRYNTYLDPRERFKHSMRGMQGALMIASILPILIGFLGLWRIVIRVLSPLSAAPLVLLVGLGLYAQGFPLLAECVEIGLPGLIILILLSQYIPHMWKLKRPIFERFAVLLSVAIVWAYAAILTVTGAYNNRSPQTQFSCRVDRSGLISGASWIKVPYPWQWGAPKVDAGDVSVMMAAALVSLVESTGAFIAAARYGSVTHTPGSVISRGAGWLGLGILLNGLWGTATGSTVSVENVGLLAMTRVGSRRVIQMSAIFMLFFSVLGKFGAVLASIPLPIIGALYCVLFALMSSAGLGLLQFCNLNSFRTKFILGFSIYLGLSVPQYFNGYVITTGDGPVHSGSEWFNKIMQVIFTSPAMVAGIVALFLDITLARKYATTKKDSGRYWWAKFKHFDKDPRSEEFYSLPYGLSKYFPSV; the protein is encoded by the exons CGGAGGCCATTATTCTGGGTTTTCAACACTACTTAGTTATGTTGGGAAGTACTGTCATTATCCCTACCATCATTGTTCCTCAAATGGGTGGTGGCAAT GAGGAGAAAGCTCAAGTAATTCATACTTTGCTCTTTGTTGCTGGGCTGAACACTCTTTTGCAGTCTTTGTTCGGAACCCGGCTTCCTGTGGTGATAGGTGgatcattcacattcataattCCAGCTACCTTTGTTGCATTATCCAGTAGATACAATACATATCTTGACCCCCGTGAG AGGTTTAAACATTCGATGAGAGGAATGCAGGGAGCTCTGATGATTGCATCGATACTTCCCATACTAATTGGCTTTCTAGGGCTCTGGAGAATTGTTATAAG GGTCCTATCCCCTCTCTCTGCAGCTCCACTGGTGTTGCTTGTTGGCCTTGGCCTATATGCACAAGGTTTTCCGCTT CTGGCAGAATGTGTTGAAATTGGTCTTCCAGGGTTAATCATACTAATATTGTTGTCACAA TACATTCCTCACATGTGGAAATTAAAGCGTCCCATATTTGAGCGATTTGCTGTCCTATTATCAGTTGCTATCGTGTGGGCATATGCAGCTATTCTCACTGTGACAGGTGCATACAACAATAGATCTCCACAGACTCAGTTCAGTTGCCGTGTTGATCGCTCTGGGCTCATTAGTGGAGCTTCATG GATAAAAGTTCCTTATCCATGGCAATGGGGTGCTCCCAAAGTTGATGCTGGAGATGTATCTGTGATGATGGCTGCAGCTTTGGTTTCTCTTGTCGAG TCTACTGGAGCATTTATAGCAGCTGCAAGATATGGCAGTGTAACACATACACCGGGTTCAGTAATTAGCCGTGGTGCTGGTTGGCTG GGATTAGGCATTTTGTTGAATGGTCTATGGGGAACTGCAACTGGATCTACTGTATCAGT TGAAAATGTTGGTCTTTTGGCAATGACTCGAGTTGGAAGCCGAAGAGTGATTCAAATGTCTGCAATATTTATGCTTTTCTTTTCCGTGTTAG GAAAATTTGGAGCGGTTCTTGCTTCCATACCTCTGCCAATTATTGGAGCTTTGTACTGTGTCTTATTTGCCCTCATGT CTTCTGCTGGTCTTGGATTACTTCAGTTTTGCAATCTCAACAGCTTCAGGACTAAATTTATATTAGGTTTCTCTATCTATTTGGGTCTTTCTGTGCCACAATATTTCAATGGTTACGTGATAACCACTGGTGATGGTCCAGTTCACTCTGGCTCTGAATGG TTTAACAAAATAATGCAAGTAATCTTCACATCCCCGGCCATGGTGGCAGGAATCGTGGCATTGTTCTTGGACATAACTCTTGCTCGCAAATATGCCACAACCAAGAAAGACAGTGGCAGGTATTGGTGGGCAAAGTTCAAGCATTTTGACAAAGATCCTAGAAGTGAAGAGTTCTACTCTCTCCCTTATGGCCTGTCCAAGTACTTCCCCTCAGTATAA